In a genomic window of Melanotaenia boesemani isolate fMelBoe1 chromosome 1, fMelBoe1.pri, whole genome shotgun sequence:
- the LOC121643298 gene encoding AFG3-like protein 1 — MGLFFVTAWPFRNQVRRVRTWRRDFNTFSASFRSFRVPMLKMSLFQRTSGGLHHHSLPLTRLLCSNKSPKDRNSKEQELRGRQRRDSSEDDNQRRGRRKKEESQWWTRFQEDFPWDERTMWNLAVGAAGMATAFLYFHFRETGVQISWKDFVHHYLNRGLVGHMEVVNKQYVKVFPAYDVNSSEVNYLWFNIGSVDSFEHNLERAQQEMGLNSTYRIPVLYSSQSDGTIFLSVLPTLFLVGFLLFATRQGPMAGAHGARVKGNPLSTSGSKAKLIKDNISICFKDVAGCEEAKLDILEFVNILKNPHQYHNLGAKIPKGALLSGPPGTGKTLLAKATAGEANVPFITVNGSEFQEVFAGVGPARVRDMFAMARKNAPCILFIDEIDAVGRKRGRENLGSQSEQENTLNQLLVEMDGFNNSTNIVVLAGTNRADILDPALMRSGRFDRHIYMGPPDVKGRASIFKVHLRPLKLDPRIDVEALSRKLAALTPGFTGAEIASVCNEAALIAARLFSQHITTKHFEQAVERVSGGLEKKTQVLQLPEKTTVAYHEAGHAVAGWFLEHADPLLKVSIVPRGKGLGYAQYLPKEQHLFTQDQLFDRMCMMLGGRVAELVFIRRITTKAQDDLRKVTQSAYAQVVHFGMNKTVGQVSFDLPQQGNAVSEKPYSEYSAQLIDKEVRLLIDAAFQRTHQLIVNKKEMVEKVAKCLLEKEKLNRSDMVELLGPRPFQDRCSYEEFVEEIGESEEDTSLPKELKN, encoded by the exons ATGGGTCTCTTCTTCGTGACCGCCTGGCCTTTTCGGAACCAAGTGCGGAGGGTTCGGACATGGAGACGAGactttaatacattttcagcATCTTTTCGTAGTTTCAGGGTCCCCATGTTG aAGATGTCACTCTTCCAGAGGACAAGTGGAGGTTTACATCACCACAGTTTGCCACTCACTCGGTTACTTTGCTCAAACAAGTCACCAAAAG aTAGAAACTCCAAAGAACAGGAGTTACGTGGAAGGCAAAGACGAGACTCAAGTGAAGATGATAACCAAAGAcgaggaaggaggaaaaaagaggagTCACAGTGGTGGACACGCTTTCAG GAGGATTTTCCCTGGGATGAAAGAACAATGTGGAACCTTGCAGTCGGTGCAGCGGGCATGGCCACAGCTTTTTTGTACTTTCACTTCAGAGAAACTGGAGTCCAGATTTCCTGGAAGGATTTTGTGCATCACTACTTGAATAGAGGCTTG GTTGGTCACATGGAGGTTGTCAACAAACAGTATGTTAAAGTATTTCCTGCTTATGATGTGAACTCATCAGAAGTG aattatttgtggtttaacATTGGCAGTGTGGACTCATTTGAGCATAACTTGGAGAGGGCTCAGCAGGAAATGGGCCTAAACTCTACATACAGAATACCTGTACTTTACAGCAGTCAAAGTGATGG GACAATCTTTTTAAGTGTTCTCCCAACCTTGTTCCTGGTtggatttttactttttgccaCCCGCCAGGGACCAATGGCAGGAGCACATGGGGCTCGGGTTAAAGGAAACCCCCTTAGTACGAGTGGATCCAAAGCCAAGTTAATTAAAGACAACATCAGCATTTGTTTTAAGGATGTTGCGGGATGTGAAGAGGCCAAACTGGATATATTAGAGTTTGTCAACATATTGAAGAACCCACATCAATATCACAACCTGGGAGCCAAGATTCCCAAG gGTGCATTGCTTTCAGGTCCACCTGGAACTGGGAAGACTTTGCTAGCCAAGGCAACTGCAGGAGAAGCCAACGTCCCGTTCATCACAGTCAACGGCTCAGAGTTCCAGGAAGTGTTTGCTGGCGTGGGCCCCGCAAGG GTACGTGATATGTTTGCTATGGCTCGGAAAAATGCCCCTTGCATTCTTTTCATCGATGAGATTGATGCAGTCGGCAGgaagagaggcagagagaatCTAGGCAGTCAGAGCGAGCAGGAAAACACTCTGAATCAGTTGCTTGTGGAAATGGATG GGTTTAATAATAGCACTAACATAGTGGTTTTAGCTGGCACCAATCGAGCCGATATCCTGGATCCAGCTTTGATGAGGTCTGGCCGCTTTGATCGCCATATATACATGG GCCCACCAGATGTAAAAGGCAGGGCATCCATCTTTAAAGTGCATTTGAGACCACTGAAGTTGGACCCCAGAATAGATGTAGAGGCTTTGTCCAGGAAATTAGCTGCACTAACTCCAGGTTTTACTG GAGCTGAAATTGCTAGTGTGTGTAATGAAGCTGCTCTAATAGCTGCACGTCTATTCAGTCAGCATATTACTACTAAGCACTTCGAGCAGGCAGTTGAGAGGGTCAGTGGAG GTCTTGAGAAAAAGACTCAGGTACTTCAGCTTCCAGAAAAGACCACTGTAGCGTATCATGAAGCTGGCCATGCTGTAGCGGGTTGGTTCCTTGAGCATGCAGATCCACTACTTAAG GTATCCATTGTTCCTCGGGGGAAAGGCTTGGGCTATGCACAATATCTACCTAAAGAGCAGCATCTATTCACCCAGGACCAGCTGTTTGACAGAATGTGCATGATGTTGGGTGGTCGCGTGGCTGAGCTGGTTTTCATTCGGCGAATTACCACCAAGGCACAAGACGACCTCAGGAAAGTTACACAGTCAGCCTATGCCCAG GTTGTACACTTTGGAATGAATAAAACAGTGGGCCAGGTTTCTTTTGACCTCCCTCAGCAGGGAAACGCAGTAAGTGAGAAGCCCTACAGTGAATATTCAGCCCAACTTATAGACAAGGAGGTCCGCTTGCTCATAGATGCTGCCTTCCAGCGAACACATCAGCTCATTGTTAACAAGAAAGAAATGGTGGAAAAG GTGGCAAAATGTCTTTTAGAAAAAGAGAAGCTAAACAGGTCCGACATGGTGGAGCTTCTAGGGCCTCGTCCTTTTCAAGATAGGTGCTCATATGAGGAGTTTGTAGAAGAAATAGGGGAATCTGAAGAGGACACCTCACTACCTAAAGAACTAAAGAACTAG
- the dbndd1 gene encoding dysbindin domain-containing protein 1, whose product MEAQGGAGSPEPNKDIQKLLKPSSSSDLSKELLSHPSGEDEGSLSGHTASLLHISEKRQPLSSVSSLEVHFDLLDLTELTDMSDQELAEVFADSDEENHNESPAGSHQPPLPRGGYMRSPSWTRCSKVELPRERKHHSDSDTAEPLMKMERPKQP is encoded by the exons ATGGAGGCACAGGGAGGGGCAGGGAGCCCAG AGCCCAATAAAGATATCCAGAAGCTGTTGAAGCCATCCAGCTCAAGTGACCTATCCAAGGAGTTGCTCTCACACCCATCAGGGGAGGACGAGGGCAGTCTGTCAGGGCACACTGCTAGCCTGCTGCACATCAGTGAGAAAAGAC AACCACTGAGCAGTGTGTCATCTTTAGAGGTGCACTTTGACCTCCTGGATTTGACTGAGCTGACTGACATGTCTGACCAGGAACTGGCTGAGGTCTTTGCTGACTCTGATGAGGAGAACCACAATGAGTCCCCAGCAG GTTCCCACCAGCCTCCACTGCCAAGGGGAGGGTACATGCGCTCCCCCTCGTGGACACGCTGCAGCAAAGTAGAGCTTCCACGAGAGCGAAAGCACCACAGTGACTCAGACACCGCAGAGCCCTTAATGAAGATGGAAAGGCCAAAGCAGCCATAA